A DNA window from Chryseobacterium sp. MEBOG06 contains the following coding sequences:
- a CDS encoding endonuclease/exonuclease/phosphatase family protein, which yields MLMELFSFYNVENLFLPDPKPVHKLDPTRSGLRNWDEKRYKNKLFKISHVFQLMKEDNGVLPFIIGLAEVSGRKVLEDLVEMEPFNSEYGIVHYNSMDERKVDVALLYDKTKVEVIDSETITFFFEITNKNKGYYDTTRDVLFSKIKYKGEIINVFVAHLPSKREKDINKPKRAFILNEVRERIMKIVDIDKEHIILCGDFNENPDDENLVQILSDNDHKKVLMNPFQELFSTRNYSTFHFKSGLLYDQIMMSRSLLDNKTLAFQDAHIFNSEKISSKIRNFEGRPFRTYAGTRYLGGYSDHFPVFVKFKSLQ from the coding sequence ATGTTGATGGAGCTATTCTCTTTTTACAACGTCGAAAACTTATTTTTACCAGATCCGAAACCTGTCCATAAATTAGATCCTACCCGGTCAGGTTTAAGAAATTGGGATGAAAAAAGATATAAAAATAAACTTTTTAAAATATCACATGTATTTCAATTGATGAAGGAGGATAACGGTGTTTTGCCGTTTATAATTGGATTGGCAGAAGTTTCCGGAAGGAAAGTGTTGGAAGATCTTGTAGAGATGGAACCTTTTAACTCAGAATATGGAATTGTACATTATAATTCTATGGATGAAAGAAAGGTGGATGTCGCCTTGTTATATGATAAGACTAAAGTAGAGGTAATTGATTCTGAAACCATTACTTTCTTTTTTGAAATAACAAATAAAAATAAAGGGTATTACGATACAACAAGGGACGTACTTTTTTCGAAAATTAAATATAAAGGGGAAATTATTAATGTCTTTGTCGCTCATCTTCCCTCTAAGCGCGAAAAAGATATCAATAAACCTAAAAGAGCCTTCATATTGAATGAGGTCCGGGAACGGATCATGAAAATTGTGGATATTGATAAAGAACATATCATATTGTGTGGTGATTTTAACGAAAATCCAGATGATGAAAATTTAGTTCAAATTCTCTCTGATAACGATCACAAGAAGGTTTTGATGAATCCTTTTCAAGAATTGTTTTCTACAAGAAATTATTCTACTTTTCATTTTAAGTCTGGATTGCTGTATGATCAGATTATGATGTCAAGATCTCTTCTTGATAATAAAACACTGGCTTTTCAGGATGCCCATATATTCAATTCTGAAAAAATCAGCAGTAAAATCAGGAACTTCGAAGGGCGGCCTTTCCGAACTTATGCAGGAACACGGTATTTAGGAGGCTATAGTGATCATTTTCCGGTTTTTGTGAAATTTAAAAGTTTACAGTAA
- a CDS encoding NAD(P)/FAD-dependent oxidoreductase, giving the protein METREKIIIIGGGFAGLQLAKTLNNKNKKVIVLDRMNHHMFQPLFYQVASGRIEPSNISFPFRKIFQQSRNTQFRMTDVKEIDPVHNKVVTDEAEFTYDKLIIATGCKTNFFGNKELEGKAFGMKNTQEAISIRNHVLMTFEKLIIEKSRSDDGNWNIVIVGSGPTGVELAGAFAEMKKDILPRDYPYMNFDHLKIILVSSTEKPLAVMSPEAQNKSEKYLKDLGVTFLSGEVVTDYDGDKVHLKSGKEIPSNNVIWAAGVTGNVVAGFPEDKLVRNRYIVDRYNKIKGYDNIYAIGDIAYMETPKYAQGHPQVANVAINQAKNLGKNLLKKNQSEWKEYEYDDKGSLATIGKHRAVVDLPFIKFQGFLAWYFWMFLHLMLILSVRNKLAIFFNWMWSYINKDSSLRLIIIPTKKNGTLQ; this is encoded by the coding sequence ATGGAAACACGCGAAAAAATCATCATTATAGGAGGAGGATTTGCGGGGCTGCAACTTGCAAAAACGTTGAATAACAAGAACAAAAAGGTTATTGTTCTGGATCGGATGAACCATCATATGTTTCAGCCGCTTTTTTATCAGGTAGCTTCCGGAAGGATCGAACCATCCAACATTTCTTTCCCTTTCAGAAAGATTTTTCAGCAATCCAGAAATACACAGTTCCGGATGACGGATGTTAAAGAGATTGACCCCGTTCACAATAAGGTAGTTACCGATGAAGCAGAGTTTACCTATGATAAACTTATCATTGCAACGGGCTGTAAAACTAATTTTTTCGGGAATAAAGAGCTTGAAGGTAAAGCTTTCGGAATGAAAAATACCCAGGAAGCCATCAGTATAAGAAATCATGTTTTAATGACCTTTGAAAAACTGATTATTGAGAAAAGCAGAAGTGACGACGGAAACTGGAATATTGTTATCGTAGGAAGCGGTCCTACCGGAGTAGAACTGGCCGGTGCTTTTGCCGAAATGAAAAAAGACATTCTTCCAAGGGATTATCCGTATATGAATTTCGATCACCTGAAAATTATTCTGGTGAGTTCCACAGAGAAACCATTGGCAGTAATGAGCCCTGAAGCTCAGAATAAATCTGAAAAATACCTTAAAGACCTTGGAGTAACTTTCCTGAGCGGAGAGGTCGTTACAGATTATGACGGAGATAAGGTTCATCTGAAAAGCGGAAAAGAAATACCTTCCAATAATGTTATCTGGGCTGCTGGCGTTACCGGAAATGTGGTTGCCGGTTTTCCTGAAGATAAATTAGTAAGAAACAGATACATTGTAGATCGATACAATAAAATAAAGGGCTACGATAATATCTATGCCATCGGAGATATCGCCTATATGGAAACTCCAAAATATGCACAAGGCCACCCACAGGTAGCCAACGTAGCAATTAATCAGGCAAAAAATTTAGGTAAAAATCTTTTAAAGAAAAACCAAAGTGAATGGAAAGAATATGAGTATGATGACAAAGGCTCGCTGGCTACTATAGGGAAGCATAGAGCTGTTGTGGATCTGCCATTTATAAAATTTCAGGGATTTCTTGCATGGTATTTCTGGATGTTTCTCCATTTAATGCTAATTTTGAGCGTTAGAAATAAGCTTGCCATATTCTTCAACTGGATGTGGAGCTATATCAACAAAGATTCTTCTTTGAGATTAATTATTATACCTACTAAGAAAAACGGAACATTACAATGA
- a CDS encoding glycoside hydrolase family 25 protein translates to MTPKKYTKKTAKQIHKTRRKNYFFRRWVILAILILALIGTGFYLKQSVSYYYALYFNKFKHKKLHNSEKEALRIQTIISSNLDKTYGFDVSHYQNKEDIKWDSLSIGNKTIPLEFVVMRATMGNRNADKHFNEFWETAKKHDLIRGAYHFYRADEDPIIQANNFLATVKLESGDLPPILDIEKIPRRKSNEKLVEDLKIWCKIVEETYGEKPIIYTYYHYYKDFLKGEFDGYPLWLANYNDVPAPSPDDQWDFWQFTENGIVHGINTKVDLDIYNGNSWSLKRLTLD, encoded by the coding sequence ATGACACCTAAAAAGTACACCAAAAAAACTGCCAAACAGATCCATAAGACCAGACGGAAGAACTATTTTTTCCGCAGATGGGTAATATTGGCAATCTTAATATTAGCTTTAATAGGGACCGGTTTTTACTTAAAACAGTCTGTCAGCTACTACTATGCTTTGTACTTCAATAAATTTAAGCATAAAAAGCTTCATAACAGTGAAAAAGAAGCATTAAGAATTCAGACCATTATCAGCAGCAATCTTGATAAGACTTATGGCTTTGACGTTTCCCATTATCAGAATAAAGAGGATATCAAATGGGACAGCCTTAGTATTGGAAACAAAACCATTCCGCTGGAATTCGTGGTGATGCGTGCTACAATGGGAAACCGAAATGCCGACAAACATTTTAATGAGTTTTGGGAGACTGCTAAAAAACATGATCTCATCCGTGGGGCCTACCACTTTTACAGGGCTGATGAAGACCCTATTATTCAGGCTAATAATTTCTTAGCCACAGTAAAGCTTGAAAGTGGTGACCTCCCTCCTATTTTAGATATTGAAAAAATACCAAGGCGCAAAAGCAATGAAAAGCTTGTGGAAGATCTGAAAATATGGTGTAAAATAGTAGAAGAAACCTACGGTGAAAAACCTATCATCTATACCTATTATCATTATTATAAAGACTTTCTGAAAGGCGAGTTTGATGGCTATCCGCTCTGGTTAGCCAATTACAATGATGTTCCGGCTCCTTCACCTGATGACCAATGGGATTTCTGGCAGTTCACCGAAAATGGTATCGTTCATGGAATCAATACGAAGGTTGATCTTGATATTTACAATGGAAATTCGTGGTCTTTGAAGAGACTTACACTGGATTGA
- a CDS encoding Lrp/AsnC ligand binding domain-containing protein, giving the protein MKNSSNTSYHLDSIDKEIIYMLMDNAKTSLAHISKNVGISTTAVHQRIKKLEHAGVIENSISFLNPKKIGYKVTSYIGVFLDQPSHYPDVVKSLHDINEVVEAHYTTGNYTIFLKVLCKDNDHLMQILSKIQKLKGVTRTETFISLEQGIYRQLKV; this is encoded by the coding sequence ATGAAAAATTCGAGCAACACAAGCTACCATTTAGATTCTATTGATAAAGAAATAATCTATATGTTAATGGACAATGCTAAAACTTCTTTAGCTCATATTTCAAAAAATGTTGGAATTTCTACAACAGCGGTACATCAGAGAATTAAAAAACTGGAGCATGCAGGAGTTATTGAAAATTCTATTTCATTCCTTAATCCTAAAAAAATAGGATATAAAGTAACTTCATATATCGGCGTTTTTCTGGATCAGCCAAGTCATTATCCTGATGTGGTAAAGTCTTTGCATGATATTAATGAGGTGGTAGAAGCTCATTATACAACAGGAAATTATACCATATTCCTGAAAGTTCTTTGTAAAGATAACGATCATCTGATGCAGATCCTTAGCAAGATTCAGAAGCTGAAAGGAGTAACAAGAACAGAAACTTTTATATCTTTGGAACAAGGTATTTACAGACAATTGAAAGTATAA
- the trmD gene encoding tRNA (guanosine(37)-N1)-methyltransferase TrmD: protein MRIDIISVLPELMESPFQTSILKRAMDKGLAEVHFHQLRDWAINKHRQIDDEPYGGGAGMVMMIEPLDKCISELKSQRNYDEVIYLTPDGITLNQKIANSLSIKDNLIFICGHYKGIDQRVRDLHVTKEISIGDYVLTGGELAACVLADSIIRLLPGVLNDEQSALTDSFQDDLLSPPIYTRPESYKGLDVPKILLSGNLKMIEEWRHDEAVRITQEKRPDLL, encoded by the coding sequence ATGAGAATTGACATAATAAGCGTACTTCCTGAATTGATGGAAAGTCCGTTTCAAACTTCTATCTTGAAGAGAGCAATGGATAAAGGACTGGCAGAAGTACATTTTCATCAGCTGAGAGATTGGGCAATCAACAAACACAGACAAATAGACGATGAGCCTTATGGAGGCGGTGCAGGAATGGTAATGATGATTGAACCTCTGGATAAGTGTATTTCAGAGCTTAAATCTCAAAGAAACTATGATGAAGTAATTTATCTGACTCCGGACGGGATTACATTGAACCAAAAAATAGCCAATTCTCTTTCTATAAAAGATAATCTAATCTTTATTTGCGGACATTACAAAGGAATAGACCAGAGAGTACGTGACCTTCATGTTACAAAAGAAATTTCTATTGGAGATTATGTTCTTACTGGTGGTGAACTGGCTGCATGTGTTCTTGCTGATTCTATTATAAGACTGCTTCCCGGAGTTTTAAATGATGAACAGAGTGCCCTTACCGACAGCTTTCAGGATGACCTCCTTTCTCCGCCTATTTATACAAGACCTGAAAGCTATAAAGGACTAGATGTTCCTAAAATTCTACTAAGTGGAAATTTGAAAATGATTGAAGAGTGGCGCCATGATGAAGCGGTGAGGATTACCCAGGAGAAACGGCCTGATTTACTTTAA
- the dusB gene encoding tRNA dihydrouridine synthase DusB: MIKIGNIELPEFPLLLAPMEDVSDPPFRRLCKMHGADLMYSEFISSEGLIRDAMKSRKKLDIFDYERPVGIQIFGGDEEAMAMSAKIVETVNPDLVDINFGCPVKKVVCKGAGAGVLKDIDLMVRLTKAVVRSTSLPVTVKTRLGWDSSSINIDEVAERLQETGIKALTIHARTRGQMYKGEADWEHISRIKQNPNIEIPIFGNGDIDSPEKALAYKQKYACDGIMIGRAAIGYPWIFNEIKHFFKTGENLPAPVIADRLLAVRQHAEWSVEWKGEKLGLVEMRQHYSNYFRGVPHFKEFRKRFLEVFTLEEMDSLIKETQQFYEEYQEQV; the protein is encoded by the coding sequence ATGATAAAAATAGGCAACATAGAACTGCCGGAATTTCCACTTTTGCTGGCTCCGATGGAAGATGTAAGTGATCCTCCCTTCAGACGTTTGTGTAAAATGCACGGTGCAGATTTAATGTACTCGGAATTTATTTCTTCCGAAGGCTTAATTCGTGATGCCATGAAGAGCCGTAAAAAACTGGATATTTTCGATTATGAAAGACCGGTTGGCATACAAATCTTTGGTGGAGACGAAGAGGCAATGGCCATGTCTGCAAAAATTGTTGAAACAGTAAATCCGGATCTGGTAGATATCAATTTTGGATGTCCTGTAAAAAAAGTTGTCTGCAAAGGAGCAGGAGCAGGAGTTTTGAAAGATATTGACCTTATGGTTCGTCTTACAAAAGCAGTTGTACGTTCTACTTCTTTGCCTGTAACCGTAAAAACTCGTTTAGGATGGGATAGTTCCAGTATTAATATTGACGAAGTAGCAGAACGTTTACAGGAAACAGGGATCAAAGCATTAACTATACATGCGAGAACCCGTGGACAGATGTATAAAGGAGAAGCAGACTGGGAGCATATTTCAAGAATAAAACAAAATCCTAATATTGAGATTCCAATTTTTGGAAACGGAGACATAGATTCTCCGGAAAAAGCATTGGCATACAAACAAAAATATGCTTGTGACGGAATCATGATCGGCCGTGCAGCAATTGGCTATCCATGGATATTTAATGAAATCAAACATTTCTTTAAAACAGGTGAGAATTTACCTGCCCCTGTCATAGCAGACCGATTACTTGCCGTACGCCAACACGCAGAATGGAGTGTTGAATGGAAAGGAGAAAAATTAGGACTTGTTGAAATGAGACAGCATTACAGCAATTATTTCAGAGGAGTTCCTCACTTTAAAGAATTCAGAAAAAGATTTCTTGAGGTATTTACTTTGGAAGAAATGGACAGCTTAATCAAAGAAACTCAGCAATTCTACGAAGAATATCAGGAACAGGTATAA
- the deoC gene encoding deoxyribose-phosphate aldolase — translation MNIAQYLDSTYLKTPEQSGISHEETLQKDKELAQEAIDNGIFAVMIRPDYVADIKKYIQERNSNVVVGTVIGFHEGTYSVEEKLAEASKAIEDGADELDFVINYNAYLTGSRELIKNEFVKCTKLALEHHKIAKWIIETAALNNEQIADLTKNISGWAEENFQENDLSKIFVKSSTGFYATADGKPNGATFEGIKIMLDNAGKLPVKAAGGVRTPEDAEKMISMGVKRIGTSSALALIEDKSSSEGY, via the coding sequence ATGAATATAGCACAATATTTGGATTCAACCTACCTGAAAACACCAGAACAATCAGGTATTTCCCACGAAGAAACTCTTCAAAAAGATAAAGAACTTGCCCAGGAAGCAATTGATAATGGTATTTTTGCCGTGATGATCCGCCCTGATTATGTAGCAGACATTAAGAAATATATCCAGGAAAGGAATTCAAATGTGGTAGTGGGAACTGTAATAGGTTTTCATGAAGGAACGTATTCGGTTGAAGAGAAGCTTGCAGAAGCATCGAAAGCAATTGAAGATGGAGCAGATGAATTGGATTTTGTTATTAATTATAACGCTTACCTTACAGGAAGTAGAGAACTGATAAAAAATGAATTTGTAAAGTGTACAAAGCTTGCTTTGGAACATCATAAAATTGCAAAGTGGATTATTGAAACTGCCGCTTTGAATAATGAGCAGATTGCAGATCTTACCAAAAATATTTCTGGCTGGGCAGAGGAAAACTTCCAGGAAAATGATTTATCCAAAATTTTTGTAAAGTCTTCTACGGGATTCTATGCAACAGCTGATGGGAAACCTAACGGTGCAACATTTGAGGGCATAAAAATCATGCTGGATAACGCAGGGAAACTTCCTGTAAAAGCTGCAGGTGGAGTAAGAACTCCTGAAGATGCCGAGAAAATGATCAGCATGGGAGTGAAAAGAATAGGAACCTCTTCAGCGCTAGCACTTATTGAAGATAAATCTTCATCTGAAGGATATTAA